One window of the Pyrinomonadaceae bacterium genome contains the following:
- a CDS encoding leucine-rich repeat domain-containing protein: MAKNKAYRKAEKKIEAARRSGAKELDLSAEWKAEEKLTQLPESIGQLAQLHSLKLFRNQLTTLPESLGQLTQLQSLYLSHNELTSLPESLGQLTQLHALDLTENQLTELPRMLSSLTELHQLLLGRNRLSALPESLGQLTQLHTLSLDDNQLRVLPESLRHLTQLAWLDLDNNQLTALPEWLGELTQLETLYLANNRLTALPESMSQLTGLELLDLSKNQLSGLPEWLGQLTQLQTLSISYNPVTALTGSLVQLTQLQSLSLDSIQMTTLPEWLGEITQLEWLDLDNNQLTALPETLGQLTKLDHLYLSNNQLATLPDWLARLELLVVLKVDGNPLNPELAAAYNEGLDAVKRYLRELAKGTKKRYEAKLLILGDGNEGKSCVSRALRGLPFQHQVTTRGVDVEQWKFGHPDEPDDASKVITLNIWDFEGQEINHQTHQFFLTTQALYLIVFKCRDQFLMDRAEYWLDTIKARAPSAKVAIVITQCEERTPYVPQDKLQSQYGELFVEGQWLFPVGCGDNSGVAELQSCLKRWAADLDFMGSDWPQSYSRAEGGIKERAGAEAHITRTELNGIFEECEIDQSVFKDLARSMSILGAITQFPDCPDLTDFVVLQPQWLTKAISEIMEDKQLTIDKGEILLQRMETVWDGKGYGGLFATFHNCMKEFELCYDLEDRDRSCLVPLRFGYEKPPIPWTINNGVKERRVEYKLNIRPPTGIMSRFIVKTHHMIVKTAEHPKGIYWHNGVFLRTGEGKLTSEALCEFDSDQRKLRIEVRAAFPQNLLEQIHGYVRAVFSFFGGLEPERSYGCIKFEDDTPEEIDCVGLHTEKRIFSEILNQSPTLNCEHGFHKVDPRKLIFGFSSFGEFVPDSPALAALLRRELDKKPVWAETLTQDLGKLLVWVDDSSDKLDQLVRDQANLIPEIKQQVELKLHDYLGFVSDMLDDRNFTSAPGIISISTRDQSRWNPASYFKKTYLLTPFCESLDNIHPCEDGQVEFMKDREWWEKTAPWIARGTKVLAAGLQLAFAGMPLALEPQTFDAIKDHVKLMNELTKHMELKADTDRTAGAVEVFQRDSANLSERHLKTRLMRTALARFLEETAPNNYRARRWGSLERVHMSDNSYRWLCETHARSRP, from the coding sequence ATGGCGAAAAACAAAGCTTATCGAAAAGCGGAGAAGAAGATCGAAGCGGCGCGGCGGTCGGGCGCAAAGGAACTCGATCTCAGTGCGGAGTGGAAGGCGGAGGAGAAGCTCACGCAACTGCCAGAATCAATCGGTCAGCTTGCGCAGTTGCATTCCCTAAAACTCTTCCGAAACCAACTGACGACGCTGCCCGAGTCGCTAGGTCAACTCACTCAGTTACAGTCGCTGTATCTCAGCCACAACGAACTGACTTCGCTGCCTGAATCACTGGGCCAACTCACCCAGTTGCATGCGCTGGATCTAACCGAAAACCAACTGACGGAGCTGCCCAGAATGCTCAGCAGCCTCACTGAGTTGCATCAGCTTCTTCTCGGCCGTAACCGACTGTCGGCGTTGCCCGAGTCGCTGGGTCAACTTACTCAGTTGCATACGCTCTCTCTCGATGACAACCAACTTAGGGTGCTGCCCGAATCACTGCGGCATCTCACCCAGTTGGCGTGGCTTGATCTCGACAATAATCAACTGACGGCACTGCCCGAGTGGCTGGGCGAACTCACTCAGTTGGAGACGCTGTATCTCGCCAACAACCGACTGACGGCATTGCCGGAGTCAATGAGCCAACTCACCGGGTTAGAACTACTGGATCTATCCAAAAACCAACTGTCAGGGTTGCCCGAGTGGCTGGGCCAACTCACCCAATTGCAAACCTTGTCTATCTCCTACAACCCTGTGACGGCTCTGACCGGGTCGTTGGTTCAACTCACCCAGCTGCAGTCGCTGTCTCTCGACAGCATCCAAATGACCACGCTGCCCGAGTGGCTGGGCGAGATCACCCAATTGGAGTGGCTGGATCTCGACAACAACCAGCTAACCGCGCTGCCCGAAACGCTAGGCCAGCTCACGAAATTGGATCATCTCTATCTGTCCAACAACCAACTGGCCACACTGCCAGATTGGCTTGCACGACTCGAACTGCTCGTAGTTCTAAAAGTCGACGGTAATCCCCTCAACCCCGAACTCGCCGCCGCTTACAACGAAGGCCTCGACGCTGTCAAACGCTACCTGCGTGAACTGGCCAAGGGCACAAAAAAACGGTACGAAGCCAAGCTCCTGATTCTGGGTGACGGCAATGAAGGCAAGTCCTGCGTGTCGCGCGCGCTCCGCGGCTTGCCGTTTCAGCATCAAGTGACAACACGTGGAGTTGACGTCGAACAGTGGAAATTTGGCCACCCGGATGAGCCTGACGATGCCAGCAAAGTGATCACCTTGAACATCTGGGACTTCGAAGGTCAGGAAATCAATCACCAGACACATCAGTTCTTCCTGACTACGCAGGCCCTTTACCTAATCGTGTTCAAATGCCGCGATCAGTTCCTGATGGATCGGGCTGAATATTGGTTGGACACGATCAAAGCGCGCGCGCCAAGCGCGAAAGTCGCAATTGTGATCACCCAATGCGAAGAGCGGACACCTTATGTCCCGCAAGACAAGCTTCAGTCGCAGTACGGGGAATTGTTTGTCGAAGGCCAGTGGCTGTTTCCGGTAGGTTGCGGAGACAATTCGGGCGTCGCGGAACTGCAGAGCTGTTTGAAGCGGTGGGCGGCTGACCTCGATTTCATGGGTTCTGATTGGCCGCAGAGTTACAGCCGCGCCGAAGGGGGGATCAAGGAGAGGGCCGGCGCCGAAGCGCACATCACACGCACTGAACTAAACGGCATCTTTGAAGAGTGCGAGATTGACCAGAGCGTCTTCAAAGATCTGGCACGTTCCATGTCCATACTCGGAGCAATTACCCAGTTTCCTGACTGCCCCGACTTGACCGACTTTGTGGTGCTGCAACCGCAGTGGCTCACCAAAGCCATCAGCGAAATCATGGAAGACAAGCAACTGACGATTGACAAAGGCGAGATCTTGCTGCAACGGATGGAGACTGTTTGGGATGGCAAAGGATATGGCGGCTTGTTCGCGACATTTCACAACTGCATGAAAGAGTTCGAACTTTGCTACGACCTTGAGGATCGCGATCGAAGTTGCCTAGTGCCGCTACGCTTTGGCTACGAAAAGCCGCCCATTCCATGGACCATTAATAACGGGGTCAAGGAGCGACGGGTCGAATACAAGCTGAACATTCGGCCGCCCACCGGCATTATGAGCCGCTTCATCGTCAAGACCCATCACATGATCGTCAAGACGGCGGAGCATCCGAAAGGTATCTATTGGCACAACGGCGTGTTCCTGCGTACCGGCGAGGGTAAATTAACGAGTGAAGCCCTGTGCGAATTCGACAGCGACCAGCGCAAACTGCGGATTGAAGTCCGCGCGGCGTTCCCGCAAAACCTACTCGAACAGATTCATGGTTACGTCAGAGCCGTCTTTTCATTTTTTGGAGGGCTCGAACCTGAGCGCTCGTATGGTTGCATTAAATTTGAAGACGATACTCCCGAAGAAATTGACTGCGTGGGCCTTCATACGGAGAAGCGGATATTCTCAGAGATTTTGAACCAAAGCCCAACATTGAATTGCGAGCACGGATTCCACAAAGTGGATCCGCGGAAGCTGATCTTCGGATTCAGCAGTTTCGGCGAATTTGTGCCTGATAGTCCGGCGCTCGCCGCGCTCTTGAGAAGAGAGCTGGACAAGAAGCCGGTGTGGGCCGAAACGCTGACGCAGGACTTGGGGAAGTTGTTGGTCTGGGTGGATGACAGCAGCGACAAATTAGACCAGTTAGTTCGCGATCAGGCTAACCTGATCCCAGAAATCAAGCAACAGGTCGAGCTCAAATTACACGATTATCTCGGGTTTGTGAGTGATATGCTCGACGACCGGAACTTCACTTCGGCGCCGGGAATCATTTCGATTAGCACAAGGGATCAAAGCAGATGGAACCCGGCATCTTACTTTAAGAAGACATATCTGTTGACGCCGTTTTGCGAATCCCTAGATAACATTCATCCGTGTGAAGACGGGCAGGTTGAGTTTATGAAGGACCGTGAATGGTGGGAGAAAACCGCGCCTTGGATCGCGCGCGGAACTAAGGTTTTGGCGGCGGGCTTGCAGTTAGCATTTGCCGGAATGCCACTCGCACTGGAACCGCAGACATTCGACGCGATAAAGGACCATGTGAAATTAATGAATGAACTTACCAAGCACATGGAGTTGAAAGCCGATACCGATCGGACCGCAGGCGCGGTGGAAGTGTTCCAGCGAGACTCCGCCAATTTGTCTGAACGCCATCTGAAAACCCGATTGATGCGCACCGCACTTGCTCGCTTTCTTGAAGAGACCGCTCCCAATAACTATAGGGCGCGTCGATGGGGTTCTCTGGAGCGCGTGCACATGAGTGATAATTCATATCGCTGGCTGTGCGAAACGCACGCTCGATCCAGGCCCTGA
- a CDS encoding molybdopterin dinucleotide binding domain-containing protein, with protein sequence MSNRYPGPSRIHLSAFPPKERWDDWTELDSQAWPRRKERHYQLVPTTCFNCESACGLLAYIDKDTNQIQKFEGNPENPGSRGRNCAKGPATLNQVNDPDRILYPLKRSGKRGEGKWERVGWDAVLDDLASRIRKAIVEDRRQEIMYHVGRPGEDGFTERILAAWGVDGHNSHTNICSSGAREGYQLWMGLDRPSPDHANAKVILLISAHLESGHYFNPHAQRVIDGKANGAKLIVMDTRLSNTATHADHYIAPYPGSEAAILLAIANYLIQNNLYNREFVRRWWNWQEYLEQRSEVRDHRSAELSSPQSGEMFIDGDATSPDSRSEPGSDGTDESINMSRLRRENPAASFQAFEQELKLLYREYTFDFAEQESGVGAKTLEEIAKLVATAGTRFSSHNWRSATSGVSHGWSVARCLFMLNALLGAIATEGGVFPNAWNKFVPKPIHTPPHPKMWGEINWPQEFPLSMHEMSFLLPHLLQDGRGKLDTYFTRVYNPVWTNPDGFAWIEALTDESLIGCHVALTPVWNETSYFADYILPMGLGPERHDVHSYETHDAQWLGFRQPVMRAARQRNGDDVTDTREVNPGEVWEENEFWMELTWRIDRDGSLGIRQYVESKKKPGTRLGVDEYYGWMFENSVPGLPEKAAAENLSPLEFMRRYGSFEISKKVGPLYEQAIPPEELDDVREDERGRVFTRAPKPASPNVVPVPSPDGDADGRRLVGVRLDGEIRRGFPTQSGKLEFFSRTIADWGWPECAIPNYIASHVHPENLEADQTILISTFRLPIQIHTRSANAKWLNEIAHTNPLWLHTAHAAKLGVRTGDLVRVETEIGYFVVRAWVTEGIKPGIVACSHHMGRWKTHESGQRQLTATVTLDRDGTKWGMKRERGAEPFESSDADSLRIWWNDVGVHQNLTFPVHPDPISGMHCWHQAVRVRKAEPADSYGDIHVDTAKSREVYKKWLAQTRPAEKYSPNGERRPYWMLRPLKPAREFYKLPSQAT encoded by the coding sequence ATGAGCAATCGTTATCCGGGCCCTTCGCGCATTCATCTCTCCGCGTTCCCGCCCAAGGAACGTTGGGATGATTGGACTGAGCTTGATTCGCAGGCCTGGCCGCGACGGAAAGAGCGGCACTATCAACTCGTGCCCACGACTTGTTTCAACTGCGAGTCGGCGTGTGGGCTGCTCGCTTACATCGACAAAGACACAAACCAGATTCAAAAGTTTGAAGGCAATCCCGAGAATCCGGGCAGCCGCGGACGAAACTGCGCCAAGGGTCCGGCGACGCTCAATCAAGTTAACGATCCGGATCGAATTCTTTATCCGCTGAAGCGGAGCGGTAAACGCGGTGAAGGTAAATGGGAACGCGTCGGTTGGGATGCAGTGCTCGACGATCTTGCTTCGCGAATTCGGAAGGCGATTGTCGAGGACCGGCGTCAGGAAATCATGTATCACGTCGGACGGCCCGGCGAAGATGGATTCACGGAACGCATTCTGGCGGCCTGGGGCGTTGACGGTCACAACTCGCACACAAACATCTGCTCTTCAGGGGCGCGTGAAGGTTACCAACTTTGGATGGGGCTCGATCGGCCGAGTCCCGATCACGCAAACGCGAAGGTTATTCTGCTGATCAGCGCGCATCTCGAGTCCGGCCATTACTTCAATCCGCACGCGCAACGCGTCATCGACGGCAAGGCGAATGGCGCCAAGCTGATCGTGATGGACACGCGGCTGTCGAACACCGCGACGCATGCGGATCACTACATCGCGCCTTATCCCGGCTCGGAAGCGGCGATTCTGTTAGCGATTGCGAACTACCTGATTCAGAACAATCTCTACAATCGCGAGTTTGTGCGGAGATGGTGGAACTGGCAGGAATACCTCGAACAGAGGTCAGAGGTCAGAGATCACAGGTCAGCAGAGCTATCATCGCCGCAGAGCGGCGAAATGTTTATAGACGGCGATGCCACCTCCCCAGATTCCCGGAGCGAGCCGGGTTCAGATGGAACGGACGAGTCTATAAACATGTCGCGCCTACGGCGCGAAAACCCGGCAGCATCATTCCAAGCCTTCGAGCAGGAGCTAAAACTGCTCTACCGTGAATACACCTTCGATTTCGCCGAACAGGAATCAGGCGTTGGCGCGAAGACGCTGGAAGAGATCGCGAAGCTGGTCGCAACGGCCGGTACGCGCTTCTCAAGTCACAACTGGCGCAGTGCGACTTCGGGAGTCAGTCACGGCTGGTCCGTCGCGCGCTGCCTGTTCATGCTGAACGCTTTGCTCGGCGCCATCGCCACTGAAGGCGGCGTGTTTCCCAACGCGTGGAACAAGTTTGTGCCAAAACCGATTCACACGCCGCCGCATCCGAAGATGTGGGGCGAGATCAATTGGCCGCAGGAATTTCCGCTTTCGATGCACGAGATGTCGTTCCTGCTTCCGCATCTTTTACAGGACGGCCGCGGCAAACTCGATACGTATTTCACGCGCGTCTACAACCCGGTGTGGACGAATCCCGATGGCTTCGCGTGGATTGAAGCACTGACCGACGAGAGTCTAATTGGCTGTCACGTTGCGCTGACGCCGGTGTGGAACGAAACCAGTTATTTCGCGGACTACATTTTGCCGATGGGACTCGGGCCTGAGCGGCATGACGTTCATTCATACGAAACGCACGATGCGCAGTGGCTTGGCTTTCGCCAGCCGGTGATGCGCGCGGCGCGGCAACGAAATGGGGACGACGTCACGGATACGCGAGAAGTGAATCCGGGTGAAGTCTGGGAAGAGAACGAATTTTGGATGGAGTTGACCTGGCGCATCGACCGCGATGGCTCGCTTGGCATTCGCCAGTACGTGGAATCGAAAAAGAAGCCGGGCACGCGTCTGGGCGTAGACGAGTACTACGGCTGGATGTTTGAAAACTCAGTTCCGGGATTGCCTGAAAAGGCCGCCGCCGAGAATTTGTCGCCGCTGGAATTCATGCGGCGTTACGGTTCGTTTGAAATCTCAAAGAAAGTTGGCCCGCTTTACGAGCAAGCCATACCGCCGGAAGAACTCGACGATGTCCGGGAAGACGAACGCGGCCGCGTATTCACGCGCGCGCCGAAGCCGGCTTCGCCTAACGTCGTGCCGGTTCCCAGTCCCGATGGCGATGCCGATGGCCGCCGCCTGGTGGGCGTGCGTCTCGATGGTGAAATCAGACGCGGCTTTCCGACCCAGAGCGGCAAGCTCGAATTTTTCTCCCGGACGATCGCTGATTGGGGCTGGCCTGAATGCGCGATTCCAAACTACATCGCCAGTCATGTTCATCCTGAGAATCTCGAAGCCGATCAAACCATTCTCATCTCAACGTTCCGGCTTCCCATTCAGATTCACACGCGCAGCGCGAACGCGAAGTGGCTGAATGAAATTGCGCACACGAATCCGCTCTGGTTGCACACGGCTCACGCGGCGAAGTTAGGCGTGCGCACTGGAGACCTGGTGCGCGTGGAAACTGAGATTGGATATTTCGTCGTGCGGGCGTGGGTGACTGAAGGCATTAAGCCGGGCATCGTCGCATGCAGCCATCACATGGGCCGTTGGAAGACGCATGAGAGTGGCCAACGCCAGTTGACGGCGACAGTGACACTCGATCGTGATGGAACTAAATGGGGAATGAAGCGCGAGCGGGGCGCCGAGCCGTTTGAATCCAGCGACGCTGACAGCCTGCGTATCTGGTGGAACGATGTCGGGGTGCATCAGAACCTGACTTTTCCGGTTCACCCCGATCCGATCTCCGGCATGCACTGCTGGCATCAGGCCGTGCGCGTGCGCAAAGCCGAACCGGCGGACAGCTACGGAGACATTCATGTTGATACCGCGAAGTCGCGTGAGGTTTACAAGAAATGGCTGGCCCAGACGCGACCTGCGGAAAAGTATTCTCCCAATGGCGAGCGCCGGCCTTATTGGATGCTGCGACCTTTGAAACCGGCGCGTGAGTTCTATAAGTTGCCATCTCAAGCCACTTAG
- a CDS encoding DinB family protein produces MVDRTEWIKRQFKFELRLGMYGNVVERVRGTPARLEDLTRGLSREILTRRDGDKWSIQEQAGHLLDIGELEMRRLDEFEAGRDTLSAADMTNQLTHEADHNANSIENILSAFRRERMAFVARLDSYDEEFVSRTALHPRLKIQIRVIDLAFFIAEHDDHHLARISELKRKFA; encoded by the coding sequence ATGGTTGATCGTACCGAATGGATTAAACGTCAATTTAAGTTCGAGCTGCGGCTCGGCATGTACGGGAATGTCGTCGAGCGTGTGCGCGGCACGCCGGCGCGCCTCGAAGATCTGACGCGTGGGTTGTCGCGAGAGATCTTGACGCGGCGTGACGGTGACAAGTGGTCGATTCAGGAGCAGGCCGGGCATCTGCTCGATATCGGAGAACTTGAGATGAGACGGCTGGACGAGTTCGAAGCCGGACGTGACACGCTCTCCGCCGCTGATATGACCAATCAATTGACGCACGAAGCGGATCACAACGCGAATTCGATCGAAAACATTCTCAGTGCATTTCGCCGAGAACGAATGGCATTCGTTGCGCGTCTCGATTCGTATGATGAAGAGTTCGTTTCGCGCACCGCATTGCATCCGCGCCTGAAGATTCAGATTCGCGTGATCGATTTAGCATTTTTCATCGCCGAACATGACGACCACCACTTGGCGCGCATTTCTGAATTGAAGCGAAAGTTCGCTTAA
- the nrfD gene encoding NrfD/PsrC family molybdoenzyme membrane anchor subunit — protein MIEPETAHPDRVQWAKVIDHTRCIGCHACTTACKSENIVPIGVTRTYVKHVDVGVWPQVRRAHQVTRCNQCAHAPCVTACPTAAMFKRADGIVDFDKSICIGCKACMAACPYDAIFINPEDHSAEKCNFCAHRIDVGLEPACVVVCPTQAILIGDMNDQSSYVAQIVNREAVNVRRPEKETLPKLFYKGAHQATLDPLAARRPEAGLFMWSEQQQSREQVVSGNPTYNNTSAAALLSYDVAHSIPWDWRVSLYTWTKGIASGVYLVAALLVLFGFMPPEDPLWLWVAPIVSGAFLGITGLLLIWDLEHPARFYMIFTKAQWRSWLVKGAFIIAGYSIVLATHFVLSILRPPQIGLCMFCFPPWTERVQFWLMIPGIALATLTAIYTAYLFAQAKARDLWQNPLLPPHLFLQALLLGSSVMLLFAALMRWTYLSDRGFAAIAPDLIGWQWIVVISSLLHLLMIWGEVTLTHSTSHARLAIWEMKSGRYKNVFWAGVALSVAGGALPLLAILGYVEASMGIAGAPLAMIGMMLYEHAYVQAGQSVPLA, from the coding sequence ATGATTGAGCCAGAAACAGCTCACCCTGATCGCGTGCAGTGGGCGAAGGTAATCGACCACACTCGCTGCATTGGCTGCCACGCGTGCACGACAGCCTGTAAGTCCGAGAACATCGTTCCGATCGGCGTCACCCGCACTTACGTGAAGCACGTTGACGTCGGCGTCTGGCCGCAAGTGCGCCGCGCGCACCAGGTGACGCGCTGCAATCAGTGCGCGCACGCGCCTTGTGTGACCGCTTGCCCGACCGCGGCGATGTTCAAACGCGCGGACGGCATCGTCGATTTCGATAAATCGATCTGCATCGGCTGCAAAGCCTGCATGGCTGCCTGTCCCTACGACGCGATCTTCATCAATCCGGAAGATCACTCAGCCGAGAAATGTAACTTCTGCGCGCACCGCATCGATGTGGGGCTCGAGCCGGCCTGCGTAGTCGTCTGTCCGACGCAAGCGATTCTGATCGGAGACATGAACGATCAGTCTTCATACGTCGCGCAGATTGTGAATCGCGAAGCGGTGAATGTGCGCCGGCCTGAGAAGGAGACGTTGCCGAAACTTTTCTACAAAGGGGCGCACCAGGCGACGCTGGATCCTCTCGCAGCACGGCGTCCCGAAGCCGGCCTCTTCATGTGGAGTGAACAGCAGCAGTCACGTGAGCAAGTAGTTTCCGGCAATCCAACTTACAACAACACTTCGGCGGCGGCGTTGTTGAGTTACGACGTGGCGCATTCAATTCCCTGGGACTGGCGCGTGAGCCTTTACACGTGGACGAAGGGAATTGCGAGTGGCGTTTATTTGGTGGCCGCGTTGTTAGTGCTATTCGGATTCATGCCCCCTGAAGACCCTTTGTGGCTTTGGGTAGCACCGATTGTTTCAGGCGCGTTCCTGGGCATCACCGGACTGTTGTTGATTTGGGACCTGGAGCATCCCGCGCGGTTCTACATGATCTTTACCAAAGCGCAGTGGCGAAGTTGGCTGGTGAAAGGGGCGTTCATTATCGCCGGATATTCCATTGTTCTCGCCACACATTTCGTGCTTAGCATCCTGAGACCCCCTCAGATTGGGCTCTGCATGTTCTGTTTCCCACCCTGGACTGAGCGCGTGCAGTTTTGGTTGATGATTCCCGGAATTGCGCTGGCGACTTTAACCGCGATCTACACCGCCTATCTTTTTGCCCAGGCCAAGGCACGCGACCTTTGGCAGAATCCTTTGCTGCCGCCACATTTGTTCTTGCAGGCTTTGTTGCTGGGTTCTTCAGTGATGTTGCTGTTCGCAGCATTGATGCGATGGACATATCTCAGCGATCGGGGATTCGCCGCGATAGCGCCAGACCTAATCGGATGGCAGTGGATTGTCGTCATTTCAAGCTTGCTCCACCTTTTAATGATCTGGGGCGAAGTGACGCTCACTCATTCGACTTCACATGCACGTCTCGCAATTTGGGAAATGAAGAGCGGTCGATACAAGAACGTGTTCTGGGCGGGAGTGGCGCTGTCGGTCGCCGGGGGAGCGTTGCCGTTGCTGGCGATTTTGGGCTACGTGGAAGCCTCAATGGGTATTGCCGGCGCACCGTTGGCCATGATCGGGATGATGCTTTACGAGCACGCGTACGTGCAGGCAGGACAGTCAGTGCCGCTTGCATAG
- a CDS encoding type IV pilus twitching motility protein PilT, with the protein MSVKIDDLLVTATAHFASDLHLKAGSFPIMRIGGELYPVADAPKLCPEDTLDMAFSMMSNRQKQKLKEVSEVDIAYSVKGLGRFRANIFQQRGTVSIVLRVIPDQSKSSAALGLPGVIDRIAEERRGLILVTGATGSGKSTTLAAMIDRINTTRSGHIVTIEDPIEFLHRDKVAFVTQREVDVDTRSFAEALRGALRQDPDVILVGEMRDLETISTALTAAETGHLVLSTLHTLDATETIMRIVSSFPSHQQKSVRIQLAGILKAVISMRLVRSAKGSGRVPAVEVMVSTALIRDHIVNEDKTSLIREAIANGASQYNMQTFDQSLFHLLQSRQITYEEAIHNATNADEFKMRVSGIFSTDQTTMENSSAMNFFEPPPEEFERIVSR; encoded by the coding sequence ATGTCTGTCAAAATCGACGATCTGCTCGTCACGGCTACCGCGCACTTTGCTTCTGACCTGCACTTGAAAGCAGGCTCGTTCCCCATCATGCGGATCGGCGGTGAACTCTATCCCGTCGCCGACGCGCCGAAGCTTTGCCCCGAAGACACGCTCGACATGGCGTTCTCGATGATGTCGAATCGCCAGAAGCAGAAGCTGAAGGAAGTTTCCGAAGTCGATATCGCTTACAGCGTCAAAGGCCTGGGGCGTTTTCGCGCGAACATTTTTCAGCAGCGCGGCACGGTGAGTATCGTCTTGCGCGTGATTCCCGATCAGAGCAAGTCCTCAGCGGCGCTCGGACTTCCAGGGGTGATTGATCGAATAGCCGAAGAGCGACGCGGCTTGATTCTCGTCACCGGCGCGACCGGTTCAGGCAAGTCGACAACGCTCGCGGCGATGATCGATCGCATCAACACCACGCGGTCCGGTCATATCGTAACGATTGAAGATCCGATTGAGTTTCTGCATCGCGACAAAGTCGCCTTTGTCACTCAGCGTGAAGTGGATGTTGATACGCGTTCGTTCGCCGAAGCACTGCGGGGCGCGCTCCGCCAGGACCCGGATGTGATTCTGGTCGGTGAGATGCGCGACCTGGAAACGATCAGCACCGCGCTGACCGCGGCTGAGACCGGCCATCTGGTGTTATCGACGCTGCACACCCTCGACGCCACCGAAACGATTATGCGTATCGTTTCATCGTTTCCTTCACATCAACAGAAGTCAGTGCGCATTCAGTTGGCCGGAATTCTGAAAGCGGTGATTTCGATGCGGCTGGTGCGCTCCGCCAAAGGTTCAGGACGCGTGCCGGCAGTCGAGGTGATGGTTTCGACGGCTCTGATTCGCGATCACATCGTCAATGAGGACAAGACTTCGCTGATTCGCGAAGCGATCGCAAATGGCGCGTCGCAATACAACATGCAGACATTCGATCAGTCTCTGTTCCATCTGCTTCAGTCGCGCCAGATCACTTACGAAGAAGCGATTCACAACGCGACCAACGCGGACGAGTTCAAGATGCGCGTCTCGGGAATCTTCTCGACCGATCAAACTACGATGGAGAATTCGAGCGCGATGAATTTCTTCGAGCCTCCACCGGAAGAGTTCGAGCGAATTGTGAGCCGCTGA
- a CDS encoding histidine kinase translates to MDRKRALNSTLSKWILIGLGWTAFALFFASEIVVRRAYAGVPANILRAVVIWLICAGLWFAATPLILRLAHRFPIDRQRWVGSILIHLAVSGVISFVLLGIYTAITAALVFTDGRQTLWQAFRAQLVGSFHAEVLTYWMVIGLSHVIDYYRKYRERELRASQLEARLTQARLDALRMQLHPHFLFNTLNSISVLMSEDVTAARRMLTRLSDLLRASLDNAATHEVSLKEELEFLNNYLQIEQTRFHDRLTVRMDIDPAVLTATVPNLILQPLVENAIRHGIAPRAQPGVIDISAARENGMVRLKVRDNGAGLGSAGAAGLTKGIGLANTQARLDQLYGANHSFEMHSPHGGGLEVTILIPFRNGSSEADAA, encoded by the coding sequence ATGGATCGCAAGCGCGCACTCAACTCAACCTTATCGAAGTGGATACTGATAGGTCTGGGGTGGACGGCGTTCGCTCTTTTCTTCGCGAGCGAGATCGTCGTCAGACGCGCTTACGCCGGAGTTCCAGCGAACATTCTACGCGCGGTGGTCATCTGGCTGATTTGCGCGGGTCTCTGGTTCGCGGCCACGCCGCTGATTCTCCGCTTAGCTCACCGTTTTCCGATTGACCGGCAAAGATGGGTAGGGAGCATCCTTATACATCTCGCCGTCAGCGGCGTGATCTCATTTGTTCTGCTGGGAATTTATACCGCGATCACAGCTGCACTCGTTTTTACTGATGGAAGGCAGACGTTGTGGCAGGCATTCCGCGCGCAGCTCGTGGGAAGTTTTCATGCCGAGGTGCTCACCTATTGGATGGTGATCGGCCTCAGCCATGTGATCGATTACTACCGCAAGTATCGTGAACGCGAGTTGCGCGCATCGCAACTGGAAGCCAGGCTGACCCAGGCGCGGCTCGACGCGCTACGAATGCAGCTTCATCCGCATTTCCTCTTCAACACCCTGAACTCAATATCAGTTCTCATGAGCGAGGATGTGACGGCCGCACGTCGCATGCTGACCAGACTCAGCGATTTGCTGCGCGCGAGTCTGGATAATGCCGCGACCCATGAAGTCTCGTTGAAAGAAGAACTCGAGTTTCTGAATAACTATCTGCAAATCGAGCAGACGCGCTTTCACGATCGGTTGACGGTCAGAATGGACATCGACCCGGCAGTCCTGACCGCGACTGTACCGAATCTGATCTTGCAGCCGCTGGTAGAAAACGCGATTCGACACGGCATCGCGCCGCGGGCGCAGCCGGGGGTGATTGATATCTCGGCGGCGCGCGAGAACGGCATGGTGCGACTGAAAGTCCGTGACAACGGAGCCGGTCTTGGTTCCGCCGGCGCGGCAGGATTAACCAAGGGAATCGGCCTGGCGAACACCCAAGCGCGACTCGACCAGCTTTATGGCGCCAATCACAGTTTCGAGATGCACAGTCCTCACGGTGGCGGCTTGGAGGTAACGATCCTCATTCCATTCCGCAACGGCTCAAGCGAGGCAGACGCGGCTTAA